The following proteins are co-located in the Eublepharis macularius isolate TG4126 chromosome 5, MPM_Emac_v1.0, whole genome shotgun sequence genome:
- the TACSTD2 gene encoding tumor-associated calcium signal transducer 2 — MESTFQATLFLILVTASASQDDCFCQTNKWTICAGNQYSNNCQCTLLGLGQQVNCSTLTSKCLLMKAELSSPRGRNFQKPEGAFLDNDGLYNPDCDDEGNFKARQCNQTDTCWCVNSAGVRRTDKGDKNMKCSELVRTNWIFINLKHKEREATFSDREVEDSLRQFIHKRYMLHQNYITAIAYDPPIIHIDLKQNATQKRYGDVDIADVAYYFEKDIKGISVFRQSMFNLSVNKEPLDIEEVLIYYVDEKLPEFSMKRLTPGVIAVVVVVILAIIIGITVLVITRRRSSGKYKKVEIKEMGEMRRENS, encoded by the coding sequence ATGGAGTCTACATTTCAGGCTACACTGTTTCTGATACTCGTCACTGCATCAGCATCCCAGGATGATTGCTTCTGTCAAACAAATAAATGGACTATTTGTGCTGGGAACCAATATTCTAACAACTGCCAATGCACGCTACTAGGTTTGGGTCAGCAAGTGAACTGTTCTACACTCACTTCAAAATGTCTACTGATGAAGGCAGAATTGTCCTCCCCAAGGGGCAGGAACTTCCAGAAGCCAGAAGGTGCCTTTCTGGACAATGATGGACTTTACAACCCAGACTGTGATGACGAAGGCAACTTCAAAGCAAGGCAATGCAATCAGACAGACACTTGTTGGTGTGTGAACTCTGCTGGGGTAAGGAGAACTGACAAGGGTGACAAAAACATGAAATGTAGTGAGCTTGTCAGAACAAACTGGATCTTCATTAATCTGAAACACAAAGAGAGGGAAGCTACCTTCTCTGACCGTGAAGTGGAAGACAGTCTCCGACAGTTCATTCACAAGCGGTACATGCTCCATCAAAATTACATCACAGCTATTGCTTATGACCCTCCAATCATCCATATTGACTTGAAGCAGAATGCTACCCAGAAGCGTTACGGGGATGTTGATATAGCAGATGTAGCCTATTACTTTGAAAAAGACATCAAGGGTATTTCTGTTTTTCGTCAAAGCATGTTTAATCTCTCTGTCAACAAAGAACCTCTTGATATTGAAGAAGTCCTTATCTACTATGTTGATGAAAAACTACCAGAGTTCTCTATGAAACGCTTGACACCTGGCGTTattgcagtggtggtggtggtcatctTGGCCATTATTATTGGGATTACTGTCCTTGTGATCACCAGGAGGCGGAGTTCTGGCAAGTACAAGAAGGTTGAGATTAAGGAGATGGGAGAAATGAGGAGAGAAAATTCATAG